A DNA window from Capnocytophaga sp. ARDL2 contains the following coding sequences:
- the sufC gene encoding Fe-S cluster assembly ATPase SufC, whose protein sequence is MLKINNLHASVEEKEILKGINLEVKAGEVHAIMGPNGAGKSTLSSIIAGNENFEVTKGEIILDGEELNDLAPEERAHKGVFLSFQYPVEIPGVSVTNFIKTAINETRKANGQEDMPANEMLKLIKEKSEMLEIDRKFLSRSLNEGFSGGEKKRNEIFQMAMLNPKLAILDETDSGLDIDALRIVANGVNKLRSENNAIIVITHYQRLLDYIVPDFVHVLHDGKIIKTGPKELALELEEKGYDWLK, encoded by the coding sequence TTAAAAGGTATCAACCTCGAAGTAAAAGCAGGTGAGGTACACGCAATTATGGGACCAAATGGGGCAGGAAAATCTACCTTGTCTTCCATTATCGCAGGAAACGAAAACTTTGAAGTAACCAAAGGAGAAATTATCCTTGACGGAGAAGAATTAAACGATTTAGCACCAGAAGAAAGAGCTCACAAAGGCGTATTCTTGTCGTTTCAATATCCAGTAGAAATCCCAGGAGTATCTGTAACCAATTTTATTAAAACGGCAATCAACGAAACTAGAAAAGCAAACGGTCAGGAAGATATGCCAGCAAATGAAATGTTGAAATTGATCAAAGAAAAATCTGAAATGCTCGAAATCGATAGAAAATTCCTTTCTCGTTCGCTAAACGAAGGTTTTTCTGGAGGAGAGAAAAAGAGAAACGAAATCTTCCAAATGGCAATGTTAAACCCTAAATTGGCTATTTTAGACGAAACAGACTCAGGATTGGACATCGACGCATTGCGTATCGTAGCCAATGGTGTAAATAAATTGAGAAGCGAAAACAACGCAATCATCGTTATTACACACTACCAAAGACTTTTAGACTACATCGTACCAGATTTTGTACATGTATTGCACGATGGTAAAATCATCAAAACAGGTCCAAAAGAATTGGCATTGGAATTAGAAGAAAAAGGATACGACTGGTTGAAATAA